A window from Melopsittacus undulatus isolate bMelUnd1 chromosome Z, bMelUnd1.mat.Z, whole genome shotgun sequence encodes these proteins:
- the IL34 gene encoding interleukin-34, whose protein sequence is MATVNMQQGYTAILWVLAVLGMEATALGECELTRLLQDKLQYKMRLQYMKHYFPINYTVQVQYEEVLRPSNITRLRNGTVSEVALRYLWFHVSSQAVLRIHEVLPEKHPSWKYTQELCQLFDALGKEYSKYRQSDVEAVVADLVKLIHNAGVESRRKAVRPKALLDNCLKVMRMLYGAPCQWEST, encoded by the exons ATGGCCACTGTCAACATGCAGCAGGGCTACACGGCCATCCTGT GGgtcttggctgtgctgggaatgGAGGCCACTGCGCTGGGCGAATGCGAGCTCACCCGCCTGCTCCAGGACAAGCTGCAGTACAAGATGCGCCTGCAGTACATG AAGCACTATTTCCCCATCAACTACACGGTCCAGGTCCAGTACGAGGAGGTGCTGCGGCCATCCAATATCACCCGCTTG CGCAATGGGACAGTGTCGGAAGTGGCACTGCGGTACCTCTGGTTCCATGTGAgctcccaggctgtgctgcGGATCCATGAGGTGCTGCCAGAGAAGCACCCATCCTGGAAGTACACACAGGAGCTCTGCCAGCTCTTTGATGCCCTGGGCAAGGAGTACAGCAAGTACCGGCAG TCGGACGTGGAAGCGGTAGTGGCCGACTTGGTGAAGCTTATCCACAACGCGGGTGTGGAGAGCCGGAGGAAAGCCGTGCGCCCCAAGGCACTGCTGGACAACTGCCTCAAGGTCATGAGGATGCTTTACGGGGCACCCT GTCAGTGGGAGTCCACCTAA